The Deinococcus sp. KNUC1210 nucleotide sequence CCAGACTGAAGACCGGCATCGAGCCGCTGGGCGAGCTGGAAAAACTGAAACTGGAAAAAGACGCGCTGGGCCTGTACATCAGCGGGCATCCGCTGGAGCAGCACGAAGGACTGCGCGAGGCCGCCAGCGTGCGGATTTCCGGGCTGGACGAATGGTATCTGAGTCAGAACGTACAGCCGGGCAAACGCGTGAAAGCGGTGCTGGCAGGCATGATCGAGAACGTGGTCAAGAAGCCCACCAAGTCGGGCGGCATGATGGCCCGCTTCAATCTGGCCGACGAGAGCGCCACCATCGAACTGGTCGCCTTCTCGCGAGCCTACGAGCGCGTTCAGGAAAAACTGGTCAATGACACGCCCGCCCTGGTGATCGTGGAGATCGAGAGCGAGGAAGGCGGCATGCGCGTCATCGCTGAGGAAGTCGTGACTGCCGAACAGCTCTCTGACGTGCCCAAAGTCATGTATGTGAACATCGACCTGGACAGTGCCAGCGAGGACGCGCTCGGCGAATTCCAGAGTCGCCTGGACGAGCACGCGGGCAGCATGCCCACCTACTTCCGCTTTCAGAGCGGCGAGCACTATCTGGTGTACCAGCTGGAGCGGCCCACCGGCAGCAGTGAGGCCATCCGCATGATCGGGCAGACCTTCGCGTGGGCGCAGGCGTATCTGGCCTACGATCAGGCCACCATTCTGAGCCGATTTGCGCCCAAGCCGCCCGCGTGGCAGCAGCGGCAGCAGGCGAGCCGGGGGATGCAGGCATAGGCAGGCAGCCTGCAGGATTCGCCGGACAGCTGGCCCGGCACAGCCTGTCTCCTGTGGGTGCTGCCCCTATGATTCAGCCATGCCGCCGCAGTTCAGCAGGGTTCTGAAATGGTGAAACGTCCACCGCCCGTCACGCCCGAAGGGTTCCTGGCAACCCAGGATCTGAAGGAGCGCGGCTGGACGGCCCGGCTGATCCGTGACTTTCTGGGACAGCACGACGCCGAGCGCCCCAACGGGCTGAAAATGGGCCGCCGCAAACTGCCGCCCGTGAAGCTGTACACCGAAGACCGCGTGAACGAGGCCGAGCGGGACGAGCCGTTTCTGGTGGCCCAGGGGCGGGCGATGGAAGCGCGTGAACGGGCGGAAAAAGCGGGCCGTACTCGCCGTGCCAACCGCAATCGCCTGCTGACAGAGTTGGTCGACGAGTGGACGCCCCCGGTCAGGGCAGCAGCGCTGCGAACAGGGGCCGTCAACAAGGCGCGGGAACCCTATGCCAGAGCGCTGGCACAGGAGCTGAAACGCGTGGCGACGGCAGCGGGCAAGCTGACGACTCCGGAAGAACGCTTCGTGAAACGGGCGCTGGCCTTCCGGCTCGATGCGGCGCTGGCGACGGTCTATCCGTGGTTTCCGGTGCCGAAGGCCGAGGAAGCGCCTGCCCGCGCCCAGAGGCCGGACGACGACTGGGACTGACCCTCTGGAGTTCCCCGGAGCGGACCGCTACTCGCGCTCGCTGGAAGCGGCCGCCAGCCCGTCGAACCGTGGGCTGCCTTTTGTCGGCACGCCGCCCTGCTCTTCGAGGCCCACCTTCCCCGCCCACAGGCGCAGCAGCAGCCAGCCCATCAGACCGCTGAGCAGCGTCAGTGTCAGCAGGGCCAGCAGGCTCAGCGGTTCCTTCAGGGTCGTGCAGGCCATCAGCAGCGGGGCAGCGGGCGCACTCGCCGCCTGAATCGCCGCGCTCATCGCCAGATCACGGCCTTCAGGCGTGCCCGAAGTCGCCGCTTTCATCTTCTGCTGAGCCAGTGCCAGAGCCAGCACCGCGCACAGGACGCCCGCCGCACTCAGGCCCAGCAGCGCGGGCAGCGAGGCCCAGGCGGGCGTGAACAGGGCCAGCGGCACGCCGATCAGCAGGCCTGGCAGCGCCAGCAGCCCCAGATTCATCAGGTACAGGCGGCGCAGCGCAGCCAGCAGGCGGGAGCGGGTCGGCGTATCGCCCAGGCCGGTCAGAGGGCGCAGCATTCAGCCCGAGACGTGCGCGGGGCCGTCTTCCTGCGGTACATCAGCGTCCGCGTCGGTGACTGCGCGTGCCTGTCCCGTTCCCACCGTCAGGAGCGCACCGGACGGGGCATCTCTGCGGAGTTTCGCCAGCGCCAGTGTGCCCGCACTCGCCCCGGTCACGCCCACTGCCCTGCCGTCCAGCAGAATCTCGGTATGGGCGGGAAGTGGACCGGAAACGGCCTCCAGACGGGCGAGCGAGTACCGGGTTTTCCCCCGCGCTTCCAGCCGCGCCATGATTTCCTGGCCCACGTAGCAGCCCTTGCGGTAGCTGATCGCGTCGTCCAGCCCCACTTCCTGAAGCAGCGACCCGGCCCAGCCGTCACGCCCCACATCACTGATGCCTGCCTGGATCCGCGCCGCTTCCAGCTCGGCAAACGGCACGTCCTGGCCCAGCAGCGCCAGCAACTCGGCTCCGTGCTGCTGCAGATAGTGCACGTCCAGCCCCGGCGTGCCCGTGCGGTTGACCCGCGCTGCCAGCACCACGCCGCCGCCCAGCTGAAACTGCTGCACGTCTGCGCCTACTCCGTTCCAGCCGGGCAGGTCCTCATTCCACAGGTGCAGCGTCGCCAGCACCGCCGATACGTCCTGCACCTCGACCTGATCGAAGATGATGTATTTTTTCAGCCGCGCTGCCAGCGCCTGTGCCGCGCCCTCGTCGAGGTGCAGATACACGTCGTCCGGGCGGCGATAGACGCGGGCGAACTGCTCGATCTGCCCCTTCACGTTCAGAAAACAGGCGGGGACCATGCCGGGCGTTGGGGCGGCCTTGAGATTGCCGGTCATCTGGCCCTGCACGAAATCCAGGCGATCTGGCCCGGTCAGACGCAGGGCGCTGCTTGGAAGGCGGGTGAAACGTGACATGGCTGGAGCTTAACCCAGGAATGCACCGGGCAACGTGACGCAGCCGGGCGTGTACCCTGGCGTATGGACAAGCTCAGCACCGCTCTGGAACCGTACCGCCGCCCCGGTCCCGCCCGCTTTCGGCTGTACGGCGGGCTCTACGCCCTGCTGATCCTGACGGCGCTGCTCGGCAACAAACGCAGCGGCGATATCGGCACCCTCGCCGCCCTGCGCCGCAGCTCCTTTACCCGCATCATGTTCATGGATATCGGAGCGCTCAGCACGCTGGGAGCGCTGTATCTGGCGCTGACCGGCAGAACGCCCGCCCGTTTTCCAGCCGCCATCGCGAGTCTGTTCGTGGGCAGCTTCGCCCTGATTCCGGGGCTGGCCTACGAGGACTGGGCAGCGAGCCACAGCGAAGCCAAAGTGCCGCCGGTCGCCCGCAGTCGCTGAAGAGGGGCTGGAGTTGTCAACGGCAGGTCTCTTTCCTCAGAGGCCTTTGACGGTCGCCAGCACCTGCTCGGGGCGGAGCGTGTAATCGCCGGTCTTGGCTTCCACGTACTCGAATCGCACCACACCCGACGTATCGATCACGAA carries:
- a CDS encoding folate-binding protein YgfZ, which translates into the protein MSRFTRLPSSALRLTGPDRLDFVQGQMTGNLKAAPTPGMVPACFLNVKGQIEQFARVYRRPDDVYLHLDEGAAQALAARLKKYIIFDQVEVQDVSAVLATLHLWNEDLPGWNGVGADVQQFQLGGGVVLAARVNRTGTPGLDVHYLQQHGAELLALLGQDVPFAELEAARIQAGISDVGRDGWAGSLLQEVGLDDAISYRKGCYVGQEIMARLEARGKTRYSLARLEAVSGPLPAHTEILLDGRAVGVTGASAGTLALAKLRRDAPSGALLTVGTGQARAVTDADADVPQEDGPAHVSG